In Denitratisoma sp. DHT3, one DNA window encodes the following:
- a CDS encoding YkgJ family cysteine cluster protein, with the protein MDCRPGCGACCIAPSISSPLPGLPQGKPAGLPSPQLTADLRCVIFGRPERPPCCAGLRPSAEMCGENRQQALAWLQQLERSTAPFA; encoded by the coding sequence ATGGACTGTCGTCCCGGCTGCGGCGCCTGCTGCATCGCGCCTTCGATCAGTTCGCCCCTGCCGGGACTGCCGCAGGGCAAGCCTGCCGGGCTGCCCAGTCCCCAGCTCACCGCCGACCTGCGCTGCGTGATTTTCGGCCGTCCCGAGCGGCCGCCCTGCTGCGCCGGCCTGCGGCCATCGGCCGAGATGTGCGGCGAGAACCGACAGCAGGCCCTGGCCTGGCTGCAACAACTGGAGCGAAGCACCGCTCCCTTCGCGTAA
- the purU gene encoding formyltetrahydrofolate deformylase translates to MHGNRFFTLSASCPDQVGIIARVASFIAEHGGWILESSYHADDIDGRYFMRLEIRADSLPFLLAEFRERFRPLAESLRMDWKITDSAVKKRVVVLVSRQEHCLYDLLARWQSKELDIEIPCVISNHDTFRGFVEWHGIPFHHVPVSADDKAQAYAEVMRLFEEVRGDTMVLARYMQILSPELCRRYPGQILNIHHSFLPSFVGAKPYHQAYQRGVKLIGATCHYVTEELDQGPIIEQDVIRIDHSDSVADMVRYGKDIEKTVLARGLRYHLEDRVLVHGSKTVVFR, encoded by the coding sequence ATGCACGGGAACCGCTTTTTCACCCTCTCGGCCTCCTGCCCGGACCAGGTCGGCATCATCGCCCGCGTCGCCAGCTTCATCGCCGAGCACGGCGGCTGGATCCTCGAGTCCAGCTACCACGCCGACGACATCGACGGGCGCTACTTCATGCGCCTGGAGATCAGGGCCGATTCCCTGCCCTTCCTGCTCGCCGAATTCCGCGAACGCTTCCGCCCCCTGGCGGAAAGCCTGCGGATGGACTGGAAGATCACCGACTCGGCGGTGAAAAAGCGCGTCGTGGTGCTGGTCTCCAGGCAGGAGCACTGCCTCTACGATCTGCTGGCGCGCTGGCAGAGCAAGGAACTGGACATCGAGATCCCCTGCGTGATCTCCAACCACGACACCTTCCGCGGCTTCGTCGAATGGCACGGCATTCCCTTCCACCACGTGCCGGTGAGCGCCGACGACAAGGCCCAGGCCTACGCCGAAGTGATGCGCCTGTTCGAGGAAGTGCGCGGCGACACCATGGTGCTGGCGCGCTACATGCAGATCCTCTCGCCCGAACTGTGCCGCCGCTATCCGGGCCAGATCCTCAACATCCACCACAGCTTCCTGCCCAGCTTCGTCGGCGCCAAGCCCTACCATCAGGCCTACCAGCGCGGCGTCAAGCTGATCGGCGCCACCTGCCACTACGTGACCGAGGAACTCGACCAGGGTCCGATCATCGAGCAGGACGTGATCCGCATCGACCATTCCGACTCGGTGGCCGACATGGTGCGCTACGGCAAGGACATCGAAAAAACCGTGCTGGCGCGCGGCCTGCGCTACCACCTGGAAGACCGGGTGCTGGTCCACGGCAGCAAGACCGTCGTTTTCCGATGA
- a CDS encoding YceI family protein: protein MAWPTRRPWHLLRAGLLTLIFLAPLPGRGEETRYRIDPTHTFPSFAVSHLGFSHHRGRFDRSEGTIALDLAAGRGRIEVSIDAASINTGDPALEKVLREANFLDADRYPTIRFSGDRFYFRDGIPSGVDGALTLRGVTRPLGLAINHFHCGLHPLTRKQTCGANAVTILRRSEFGMTHLVPLVGDEVRIEIQIEATRGE, encoded by the coding sequence ATGGCCTGGCCGACGCGCCGGCCCTGGCATTTGCTCCGGGCCGGCCTGCTCACGCTGATCTTCCTGGCGCCCCTGCCGGGCCGGGGCGAAGAGACCCGCTACCGGATCGACCCCACCCACACCTTCCCGAGCTTCGCCGTCAGCCATCTCGGCTTCTCCCATCACCGCGGACGCTTCGACCGCAGCGAAGGCACGATCGCCCTCGATCTCGCGGCGGGGCGGGGCCGCATCGAGGTGTCGATCGACGCGGCCTCGATCAATACGGGCGATCCGGCATTGGAGAAAGTGCTGCGGGAGGCGAACTTCCTCGACGCAGACCGATATCCGACCATCCGTTTCAGCGGCGACCGCTTCTACTTCCGCGACGGGATTCCCAGCGGCGTGGACGGCGCACTGACCCTGCGCGGCGTCACCCGCCCGCTGGGCCTGGCGATCAACCATTTCCACTGCGGACTGCATCCGCTCACCCGCAAGCAGACCTGCGGCGCCAACGCCGTCACCATCCTGCGCCGTTCCGAATTCGGCATGACCCATCTGGTGCCGCTGGTGGGCGACGAGGTCAGGATCGAAATCCAGATCGAGGCGACCCGCGGCGAATGA
- a CDS encoding YbhB/YbcL family Raf kinase inhibitor-like protein, with product MTASSAFVLRSPDLSADTLIPNKHVYNGFGYTGENVSPALEWRGAPADTKSFALTVHDPDAPTGSGWWHWVLVNIPAGTTALPQGAGNPGSGLAPAGSREIATDFGEPGWGGPCPPQGDEPHRYVFTIHALGVERLDLPENATPALVGFNLHFNTLAKASFTARYGRK from the coding sequence ATGACCGCCAGTTCTGCCTTCGTTCTGCGCAGCCCCGACCTTTCCGCCGATACCCTGATTCCCAACAAGCATGTCTACAACGGCTTCGGCTACACGGGCGAGAACGTCTCTCCGGCCCTGGAATGGCGGGGGGCGCCCGCCGACACCAAGAGTTTCGCGCTGACCGTGCATGATCCCGACGCCCCGACCGGCAGCGGCTGGTGGCACTGGGTGCTGGTTAACATTCCCGCCGGCACCACGGCGCTGCCCCAGGGTGCGGGCAATCCGGGCAGCGGCCTGGCCCCCGCGGGCAGCCGGGAGATTGCCACCGACTTCGGCGAACCGGGCTGGGGCGGTCCCTGCCCGCCCCAGGGCGACGAGCCCCACCGTTATGTGTTCACGATCCATGCGCTGGGCGTGGAGCGCCTGGATCTGCCCGAGAACGCCACGCCGGCCCTGGTCGGCTTCAACCTGCATTTCAACACCCTGGCGAAGGCCAGCTTCACCGCCAGGTACGGCCGCAAATAG
- a CDS encoding cell division protein ZapA has translation MTAHSTLDIQLRGKDYRVTCTPDEREALLAAVGFLDRKMTDIAAITHSSGERLAVMTALNIAHELLALRQSGAVPFQSDSVAADVDDPDLRRRIQNIEARLDAALADQQGLF, from the coding sequence ATGACCGCGCATTCCACTCTCGACATCCAGCTCCGGGGCAAGGACTATCGAGTCACCTGCACGCCCGACGAGCGCGAGGCGCTGTTGGCGGCGGTGGGCTTCCTGGACCGGAAAATGACCGATATCGCAGCCATCACGCACAGCAGCGGCGAGCGCCTGGCGGTGATGACGGCCCTCAACATCGCCCATGAACTGCTCGCGTTGCGTCAGTCCGGAGCCGTACCGTTCCAATCGGACTCCGTGGCGGCGGACGTTGACGACCCGGACTTGCGGCGTAGAATTCAGAACATCGAAGCGCGACTGGATGCGGCCCTGGCCGACCAGCAAGGTCTGTTCTAG
- the glnK gene encoding P-II family nitrogen regulator, giving the protein MKLITAIIKPFKLDEVREALAAVGVQGITVTEVKGFGRQKGHTELYRGAEYVVDFLPKVKVEAAVSDGILDLVVEAIEKSASTGKIGDGKIFVFDLEQVIRIRTGETGEDAL; this is encoded by the coding sequence ATGAAACTGATCACCGCCATCATCAAGCCGTTCAAGCTTGACGAAGTGCGCGAGGCCCTGGCCGCCGTCGGCGTGCAGGGCATCACCGTCACCGAGGTCAAGGGCTTCGGCCGGCAGAAGGGCCACACGGAGCTTTACCGCGGCGCCGAATATGTCGTCGATTTCCTGCCCAAGGTGAAGGTCGAGGCCGCCGTCAGCGACGGCATCCTCGACCTGGTCGTCGAAGCCATCGAGAAATCCGCCAGCACCGGCAAGATCGGCGACGGCAAGATCTTCGTCTTCGACCTCGAGCAAGTCATCCGCATCCGCACCGGCGAGACCGGTGAGGACGCCCTGTGA
- a CDS encoding crotonase/enoyl-CoA hydratase family protein: MSDELIRIAEQDGIAIITLNRPAKRNALTLAMYERLGEYFAAPPPSVRVAILTAAGEHFCAGGDLGEHQEKNPIDVLHTSRRRQAIFDRIQYSGIPLVAVLKGAVLGGGLELALTAHVRVAEATAWFQLPEAAHGLFMGCGSTVRLGRILGPDRMAEMMLTRRIYNAGEAVGLGLAHYGVAADAGLAKARELAVTIAANTTTANWFITNALPRIDSMASADGLFAESLAIGLIQSDPETRRRMEDFMQKRKK; the protein is encoded by the coding sequence ATGTCCGACGAACTGATCCGGATTGCAGAACAGGATGGCATCGCCATCATCACCCTGAACCGCCCGGCCAAGCGCAACGCGCTGACCCTCGCGATGTACGAGCGCCTCGGCGAATACTTCGCCGCGCCGCCGCCGTCGGTGCGGGTCGCCATCCTGACGGCGGCAGGAGAGCATTTCTGCGCCGGCGGCGATCTGGGCGAGCATCAGGAGAAGAACCCCATCGACGTGCTGCACACCTCGCGGCGCCGGCAGGCCATTTTCGACCGCATCCAATACAGCGGCATCCCGCTGGTGGCGGTGCTGAAGGGCGCCGTGCTCGGCGGCGGCCTGGAACTGGCGCTGACCGCCCATGTCCGCGTCGCCGAGGCCACGGCCTGGTTCCAGCTGCCCGAGGCGGCCCACGGCCTGTTCATGGGCTGCGGCTCCACGGTGCGCCTGGGACGCATCCTGGGACCGGACCGCATGGCGGAAATGATGTTGACGCGCCGCATCTACAACGCCGGGGAAGCGGTCGGCCTGGGTCTCGCCCACTATGGCGTGGCGGCGGACGCCGGCCTGGCCAAGGCGCGGGAACTGGCCGTCACCATCGCCGCCAACACCACCACCGCCAACTGGTTCATCACCAACGCCCTGCCCCGCATCGACAGCATGGCCAGCGCCGACGGGCTTTTCGCCGAGTCCCTCGCCATCGGCCTGATCCAGAGCGACCCCGAAACCCGGCGGCGGATGGAAGACTTCATGCAAAAGCGCAAAAAATGA
- a CDS encoding YifB family Mg chelatase-like AAA ATPase: MSLATLHSRALCGMDAPPVTVEVHIANGLPSCTLVGLPDTEVKEARDRVRAAIQNCGFEFPARRITVNLAPADLPKESGRFDLPIALGILLASGQIRATGTDALEFAGELSLSGQLRPIRGALAMCAAGGTTGRTCVLPAENAAEAALVQSVTVLPARSLGEVCAHLADQQTLAPYGGSPAPHAPAYPDLAEVKGQAQARRALEVAAAGGHSLLLSGPPGTGKSMLASRLPGILPPMSDAEALASAAVHSLDGSFRVERWGQRPFRAPHHSASAPALVGGGSVPRPGEISLAHEGVLFLDELPEFERRVLEALREPLESGHVCVSRAARRAEFPARFQLVAAMNPCPCGYLGHPANRCRCTPDQVARYRNKLSGPLLDRIDLMIEVPALPQADLQHAPDGEASAPVAARVVRARQRQLERQGQPNARLGVADTEALCRPDAAGQALLKQAIARLGLSARAYHRILRVARSIADLAASDAIARPHIAEAIHYRRHLSGF; the protein is encoded by the coding sequence ATGTCGCTCGCCACCCTCCACAGCCGGGCCCTCTGTGGCATGGACGCGCCACCGGTGACGGTGGAGGTGCATATCGCCAACGGTCTGCCGTCCTGTACCCTGGTGGGTCTGCCGGATACCGAAGTGAAGGAGGCCCGCGACCGGGTGCGCGCGGCAATCCAGAACTGCGGCTTCGAGTTTCCCGCGCGCCGCATCACGGTGAATCTGGCGCCGGCGGACCTGCCCAAGGAGTCCGGGCGCTTCGATCTGCCGATCGCATTGGGCATTCTGCTGGCCTCGGGACAGATCCGGGCGACAGGAACCGACGCGCTGGAATTCGCCGGTGAGCTTTCCCTGTCGGGGCAGTTGCGGCCGATCCGCGGCGCATTGGCGATGTGCGCCGCCGGAGGCACCACCGGCCGGACCTGCGTGCTTCCCGCCGAAAACGCCGCCGAGGCGGCCCTGGTGCAGAGCGTCACCGTGCTGCCGGCACGCAGTCTGGGAGAGGTTTGCGCCCATCTGGCCGACCAGCAGACCTTGGCACCCTACGGCGGCAGCCCGGCGCCGCACGCACCGGCCTATCCGGATCTGGCGGAGGTGAAAGGCCAGGCCCAGGCCCGGCGCGCCCTGGAGGTGGCCGCGGCGGGCGGGCATTCGCTCTTGCTGAGCGGTCCGCCCGGCACCGGCAAGTCGATGCTGGCCAGCCGCCTGCCGGGCATCCTGCCGCCGATGAGCGATGCCGAGGCACTGGCCAGTGCCGCCGTGCACTCGCTCGACGGCAGCTTTCGGGTCGAGCGTTGGGGGCAGCGTCCGTTCCGCGCGCCGCACCATTCCGCCTCGGCGCCGGCCCTGGTGGGTGGCGGCAGCGTGCCGCGGCCGGGAGAGATTTCCCTGGCCCACGAAGGCGTGCTGTTTCTCGACGAACTACCCGAGTTCGAGCGTCGGGTGCTGGAAGCCCTGCGCGAACCGCTGGAGTCGGGCCATGTCTGCGTCTCCCGCGCCGCGCGCCGCGCCGAGTTTCCCGCCCGCTTCCAACTGGTGGCGGCGATGAACCCCTGCCCCTGCGGCTACCTGGGCCACCCCGCCAACCGCTGCCGCTGCACCCCGGACCAGGTGGCGCGCTACCGGAACAAGCTCTCCGGTCCCTTGCTGGATCGCATCGACCTGATGATCGAAGTGCCCGCCCTTCCCCAAGCCGACTTGCAGCACGCACCCGACGGCGAGGCCTCGGCGCCGGTCGCCGCCCGGGTGGTCCGGGCCCGGCAGCGACAGCTGGAACGCCAGGGACAGCCCAATGCGCGGCTGGGCGTGGCCGACACCGAAGCCCTGTGTCGGCCCGACGCGGCCGGACAGGCCCTGCTCAAACAGGCCATAGCACGCCTGGGGCTCTCGGCCCGGGCCTATCACCGCATCCTGCGGGTGGCGCGCAGCATCGCCGACCTGGCCGCCAGCGACGCCATCGCCCGACCCCACATCGCCGAGGCGATCCATTACCGACGCCATTTGTCGGGTTTCTGA
- a CDS encoding sulfite exporter TauE/SafE family protein, producing MISAWLLGYVGLGLFAGFFAGLLGVGGGGIMVPVLTMLFTAQGLPHEHVVHLALGTSMATIVFASVSSLRAHHRHGAVLWPVVKAIAPGIVLGTLLGAQLAALLPTKSLAIFFSVFMAYVSLQMIANVKPKPSRTLPGAGGMFAAGAGIGGISALVAIGGGSLSVPFLTWCNVKVHQAIGTSAAIGFPIALAGTVGYLIGGHGNAGMPAGSIGFIHLPALLGTVLPSVLMAPVGARLAHRLPVAVLKKIFAGVLIFLSAKMLHSLFG from the coding sequence GTGATCAGCGCCTGGCTGCTGGGCTATGTCGGACTGGGCCTGTTCGCCGGGTTCTTCGCCGGCCTCCTGGGCGTCGGCGGCGGCGGCATCATGGTGCCGGTGCTGACCATGCTGTTCACCGCGCAGGGCCTGCCCCACGAGCATGTGGTGCATCTGGCGCTGGGCACCTCGATGGCCACCATCGTCTTCGCCTCGGTTTCCAGCCTGCGCGCCCACCATCGCCACGGGGCGGTGCTGTGGCCCGTGGTCAAGGCCATCGCGCCCGGCATCGTGCTGGGAACCCTGCTCGGGGCGCAGCTCGCCGCCCTCCTGCCGACCAAGTCGCTGGCCATTTTCTTTTCCGTGTTCATGGCCTACGTCTCGCTGCAAATGATCGCCAACGTCAAGCCCAAGCCTTCCCGCACCCTTCCCGGCGCCGGCGGCATGTTCGCCGCGGGGGCGGGCATCGGCGGCATCTCGGCGCTGGTGGCGATCGGCGGCGGCTCTCTTTCGGTGCCCTTCCTGACCTGGTGCAACGTCAAGGTCCACCAGGCGATCGGCACATCCGCCGCGATCGGTTTTCCCATCGCCCTGGCCGGCACCGTGGGGTATCTGATCGGCGGCCACGGCAACGCCGGCATGCCGGCCGGCAGCATCGGCTTCATCCATCTGCCGGCGCTGCTCGGCACCGTGCTGCCCAGCGTGCTGATGGCGCCGGTGGGCGCCCGCCTGGCCCATCGCCTGCCAGTGGCCGTGCTGAAGAAGATCTTCGCCGGCGTGCTGATCTTTCTCTCCGCCAAGATGCTGCACAGCCTGTTCGGCTGA
- a CDS encoding ammonium transporter, with the protein MKKLLAILLSVATLAIGSGARADDKPAEAVPAVAAMAAPAAATATPETPAAVPAPVPNKGDTAWMMVATAFVILMSIPGLALFYGGLVRSKNMLSVLMQVFVIFSLISVLWAIYGYSIAFTEGNAFFGSLDKLFLKGVTVDSLAGTFSKGVALPELAYIPFQGAFAAITVGLIIGAFAERIRFSAVLLFAVLWFTFSYLPMAHMVWYWAGPDGYVSAEAADKLNATAGWLFQKGALDFAGGTVVHINAAVAGLVGAFLVGKRVGWGKDSMAPHSLTMTMIGASLLWFGWFGFNAGSALEANGAAALAFVNTWLATAVAALSWMGAEWLIKGKPSMLGAASGAVAGLVAITPACGFVGVGGALVIGLLAGVICLWGVNGLKKMLGMDDSLDVFGVHGVGGILGALLTGVFASPSLGGTGIYDYVADKVADNYAIVDQVIVQATGVGVTILLSGVVSLVAYKLVDLAIGLRVPEEEEREGLDITSHGESAYHF; encoded by the coding sequence ATGAAAAAACTGCTCGCAATCCTGCTGAGCGTGGCGACGCTCGCCATCGGCAGCGGCGCCCGGGCCGACGACAAGCCGGCCGAGGCCGTGCCCGCGGTCGCCGCCATGGCGGCGCCGGCGGCTGCCACCGCCACTCCCGAGACACCGGCCGCCGTCCCCGCCCCCGTGCCCAACAAGGGCGACACGGCCTGGATGATGGTCGCCACGGCCTTCGTGATCCTGATGTCGATCCCCGGCCTGGCCTTGTTCTATGGTGGCCTGGTGCGCAGCAAGAACATGCTGTCGGTGCTGATGCAGGTGTTCGTGATCTTCTCGCTGATCAGCGTGCTGTGGGCGATCTACGGCTACAGCATCGCCTTCACCGAGGGCAACGCCTTCTTCGGCAGTCTCGACAAGCTGTTCCTGAAGGGCGTGACGGTGGACTCCCTGGCTGGCACTTTCAGCAAGGGCGTCGCGCTGCCCGAGTTGGCCTACATCCCCTTTCAGGGTGCCTTCGCGGCCATCACGGTGGGGCTGATCATCGGCGCCTTCGCCGAACGCATCCGGTTCAGCGCCGTACTGCTGTTCGCCGTGCTGTGGTTCACCTTCAGCTATCTGCCGATGGCCCACATGGTCTGGTACTGGGCCGGTCCCGACGGCTACGTCTCCGCCGAGGCGGCCGACAAGCTCAACGCCACCGCGGGCTGGCTGTTCCAGAAGGGCGCGCTCGACTTCGCCGGTGGCACCGTGGTGCACATCAACGCCGCCGTCGCCGGCCTGGTGGGCGCCTTCCTGGTCGGCAAGCGCGTGGGCTGGGGCAAGGATTCGATGGCTCCGCACTCCCTGACCATGACCATGATCGGCGCGTCGCTCCTGTGGTTCGGCTGGTTCGGCTTCAACGCCGGCTCGGCGCTCGAAGCCAACGGCGCCGCCGCCCTGGCCTTCGTCAACACCTGGCTCGCCACCGCCGTCGCGGCGCTGTCCTGGATGGGCGCGGAATGGCTGATCAAGGGCAAACCCTCGATGCTGGGCGCCGCCTCCGGCGCGGTCGCCGGCCTGGTGGCGATCACCCCCGCCTGCGGCTTCGTCGGCGTCGGCGGCGCCTTGGTGATCGGCCTTTTGGCCGGCGTGATCTGCCTGTGGGGCGTGAATGGCCTGAAGAAGATGCTGGGCATGGACGACTCGCTCGACGTGTTCGGCGTGCATGGCGTCGGCGGCATCCTCGGCGCCCTGCTCACCGGCGTCTTCGCGTCCCCCAGCCTGGGCGGCACCGGCATCTACGACTACGTGGCGGACAAGGTCGCCGACAACTACGCCATCGTCGATCAAGTGATCGTCCAGGCCACCGGCGTGGGCGTCACCATCCTCCTTTCCGGCGTGGTTTCGCTCGTGGCCTACAAGCTGGTGGATCTCGCGATCGGCCTGCGCGTGCCGGAGGAAGAGGAGCGCGAAGGACTCGACATCACCTCCCACGGCGAGTCGGCCTATCATTTCTGA
- the thrH gene encoding bifunctional phosphoserine phosphatase/homoserine phosphotransferase ThrH encodes MQLVCLDLEGVLVPEIWIEFAERTGIPELRRTTRDEPDYDKLMKYRLGILAEKKLGLPDIQAVIASMGPMPGAKDFLDELRQDFQVIILSDTFYEFAMPLMKQLGMPTLFCHKLEADAAGILVNYHLRMPDQKRESVKRFKELNFKVIAAGDSYNDTAMLGEAHAGILFHPPENVIREFPQFPVTKSYGELKAEILKASSRI; translated from the coding sequence GTGCAACTCGTCTGCCTCGACCTCGAAGGTGTGCTGGTCCCCGAAATCTGGATTGAATTCGCCGAGCGCACGGGCATCCCCGAACTGCGCCGCACCACGCGCGACGAGCCGGACTACGACAAGCTGATGAAATACCGCCTGGGCATCCTGGCGGAAAAGAAGCTGGGCCTGCCCGACATCCAGGCGGTGATCGCCAGCATGGGCCCCATGCCCGGCGCCAAGGACTTCCTCGATGAGCTGCGCCAGGACTTCCAGGTGATCATCCTGTCCGACACCTTCTACGAATTCGCCATGCCCCTGATGAAGCAGCTGGGCATGCCCACGCTGTTCTGCCACAAGCTGGAAGCCGACGCCGCCGGCATCCTGGTGAACTACCACCTGCGCATGCCCGACCAGAAGCGGGAGTCGGTCAAGCGTTTCAAGGAACTCAACTTCAAGGTGATCGCCGCCGGCGACTCCTACAACGACACCGCGATGCTGGGCGAGGCCCACGCCGGCATCCTGTTCCACCCGCCGGAGAACGTGATCCGCGAATTCCCCCAGTTTCCCGTCACCAAGAGCTACGGCGAACTGAAGGCGGAGATACTCAAGGCTTCTTCCCGTATTTAA
- a CDS encoding TorF family putative porin — protein sequence MQKSVIVIALAGLFSLPVLAEEAGPTSPFSFNVGVVSDYLFRGISQTHGDAALQGGVDYAHPGGFYLGAWGSTISWVKDYTGKGNTELDLYGGYKSAFAGGDWSYDVGAIAYIYSNHGPANAFGANPNTTEIYGAIGYKTFTVKYSRAISDHFIGWYSASGGSTRGSGYLEANYSLDLGDGWGLAAHVGHQKVRDLGVADYTDVKLGVTKDVGFGVVGLSYSDTNAKGKPGETYSWPNSGFVAGAGSTSGFSNVAKGKAVLSFTKTF from the coding sequence ATGCAGAAATCCGTCATCGTCATCGCCCTCGCCGGACTGTTTTCGCTGCCTGTCCTGGCGGAAGAGGCCGGGCCAACCTCGCCCTTCAGTTTCAACGTCGGCGTGGTGTCCGACTACCTGTTCCGCGGCATCAGCCAGACGCATGGCGACGCGGCCCTGCAAGGCGGCGTCGACTACGCCCATCCCGGCGGCTTCTACCTGGGCGCGTGGGGCTCCACCATCTCCTGGGTGAAGGACTACACCGGCAAGGGCAACACCGAACTCGATCTCTACGGTGGCTACAAGAGCGCCTTCGCTGGCGGCGACTGGAGCTACGACGTCGGCGCGATCGCCTATATTTATTCCAACCACGGCCCCGCCAATGCCTTCGGCGCCAATCCGAACACCACCGAGATCTACGGCGCCATCGGCTACAAGACCTTCACCGTCAAGTATTCCCGCGCGATTTCCGACCACTTCATCGGTTGGTATTCCGCCAGCGGCGGCAGTACCCGCGGCAGCGGCTACCTGGAGGCCAACTACAGCCTGGATCTGGGCGACGGCTGGGGCCTGGCCGCCCACGTCGGCCACCAGAAGGTGCGTGACCTGGGGGTCGCCGACTACACCGACGTGAAACTGGGCGTGACCAAGGATGTGGGCTTCGGCGTGGTCGGCTTGTCGTATTCCGACACCAATGCCAAGGGCAAGCCGGGCGAGACCTATTCCTGGCCGAATTCGGGTTTCGTCGCCGGCGCCGGTTCCACCTCGGGTTTTTCCAACGTGGCCAAGGGCAAGGCGGTCCTGAGTTTCACCAAGACCTTCTGA
- a CDS encoding EVE domain-containing protein, with protein sequence MPRYWLMKSEPSEVSIDDVLAMPNQTVDWWGIRNYQSRNFMRDQMAPGDGVLFYHSSCAEPGIAGLAEVVKKAYPDRTQFDSASKYFDPKSTPENPRWVNVDVRILKKIRLVGIAELRLHPELAHMRALQRGNRLSITPVDPAEWKFITERLLK encoded by the coding sequence ATGCCACGCTACTGGCTGATGAAGAGCGAGCCATCCGAGGTCAGCATCGACGATGTCCTGGCCATGCCGAACCAGACCGTGGACTGGTGGGGGATCCGCAACTACCAGTCCCGCAATTTCATGCGGGACCAGATGGCGCCGGGCGACGGCGTGCTGTTCTACCACTCGTCCTGCGCCGAACCCGGCATCGCCGGCCTGGCCGAAGTGGTGAAGAAGGCTTATCCGGACCGCACCCAGTTCGATTCGGCGTCCAAGTATTTCGATCCCAAATCCACGCCGGAGAACCCGCGCTGGGTCAATGTCGATGTCCGTATCTTGAAAAAGATCCGGCTGGTGGGCATCGCCGAGTTGCGCCTGCACCCGGAGCTGGCCCACATGCGCGCCCTGCAGCGCGGCAACCGTCTGTCGATCACCCCGGTGGACCCGGCGGAGTGGAAATTCATCACGGAACGCCTGCTCAAGTGA
- a CDS encoding accessory factor UbiK family protein, giving the protein MSPTQLFDEVAHRLSQLAATSPAADLEKNARALMTGLFSRLDLVTREEFEIQRALLAHARERIDALEARVAQLEQAKPGQ; this is encoded by the coding sequence ATGAGCCCGACCCAGCTGTTCGATGAAGTCGCCCATCGCCTTTCCCAACTGGCGGCCACCAGCCCGGCCGCCGACCTGGAAAAGAACGCCCGCGCCCTGATGACCGGACTTTTCAGCCGCCTGGATCTGGTGACCCGTGAGGAATTCGAGATTCAACGGGCGTTGCTGGCGCACGCCCGGGAGCGCATCGACGCTCTGGAAGCGCGGGTTGCGCAGCTGGAACAGGCGAAGCCGGGCCAGTAG